TTTTGTATTGCATTCGTTTTTTCGTATCTCTGGCTTCGCCGAAGATACTGGCACTCAGCAATAAAAAGAAAAAATATCCTTTTTCTTTTGTATTGCATTCGTTTTTTCGTATCTTTGCAACAACTATACTTATCTTATATCTGATATGAAAAAACTTATGACCTTTCTGGTGCTGTTTCTGTTAGGAACAGTCAGTATGCAGGCACAGGGGAAGAAGTTCAATGTCTATGCCGTTGGCTTCTACAACCTTGAGAACTTGTTTGATACTTGTCATGATGCTGGCAAGAACGACTATGAATACTTGCCCGATGGGCGCAATCGCTGGAATGGATTGAAATATTCTCATAAACTGAAAAATATGTCGCGCGTGCTCGCTGAGATGGGAAGCGATATGTTGCCCAATATCGGTTGTGCAGTGATTGGTGTGAGTGAAGTTGAGAATGCCAAGTGTCTTACCGACCTGTGCAATCAGCCTTCTCTGAAAAAAAGAAACTATAAGTTCTGTCATATCGAAGGCCCTGACAAGCGTGGCGTGGATTGTGCGCTGCTCTATAACCCGAAGTTCTTCAGCGTGAGGAATGTGAAACTGGTGCCTTATGTCTATGACTTGCCACAGGATAAGGACCGCGCCACTCGTGGATTCCTCACCGTGAGTGGAACTTTGGCCGGCGAACATGTGACGGTCGTAGTGTGCCACTGGCCCAGTAGAGGTGCCACTTCTTATTATCGTGAGTTGGCCGGCCGTCAGGTTCGTGTGTTGAAAGACTCGTTGGTGAAGGATGATCCGAATGTGAAGGTCATAGTGATGGGTGATATGAACGACGACCCTACCAACAAGAGTATGATGAAGGAACTGGGCTGTAAGGCAGAAATAAAAGAAGTGGGACCGAAGGAACTATACAATCCGTGGTATAACACCCTGGTGAAGAAAGGTACCGGAACACTGCAGTATCAGGGAGCATGGAACCTTTTTGACCAGATAGTGATGACCCCTAACCTGTTGCATAAGGAAGGTGCCAACGACTATAATACACTGAAATTCCGTAAGCATGAGATTTTCCGTCGCGACTATCTGTTCCAGAAAGAAGGCAAGTACAAAGGAAATACTCTCCGTACACATGCTGGTGGAGCATGGCTCGACGGTTATAGCGACCACTTACCAACATTAATCTATTTAATGAAAGAAGCAAAATGACAATCATTGGAATAGCTGGCGGAACAGGTTCTGGTAAGACCACCGTTGTAAAGAAAATTGCTGATGCGCTGCCTCCT
The sequence above is a segment of the Prevotella sp. E9-3 genome. Coding sequences within it:
- a CDS encoding endonuclease/exonuclease/phosphatase family protein → MKKLMTFLVLFLLGTVSMQAQGKKFNVYAVGFYNLENLFDTCHDAGKNDYEYLPDGRNRWNGLKYSHKLKNMSRVLAEMGSDMLPNIGCAVIGVSEVENAKCLTDLCNQPSLKKRNYKFCHIEGPDKRGVDCALLYNPKFFSVRNVKLVPYVYDLPQDKDRATRGFLTVSGTLAGEHVTVVVCHWPSRGATSYYRELAGRQVRVLKDSLVKDDPNVKVIVMGDMNDDPTNKSMMKELGCKAEIKEVGPKELYNPWYNTLVKKGTGTLQYQGAWNLFDQIVMTPNLLHKEGANDYNTLKFRKHEIFRRDYLFQKEGKYKGNTLRTHAGGAWLDGYSDHLPTLIYLMKEAK